One genomic segment of Hydra vulgaris chromosome 14, alternate assembly HydraT2T_AEP includes these proteins:
- the LOC136090616 gene encoding adenosine receptor A3-like: MNDSSFNAENISRQKYSAECKELRIEFNSVVHIPALILGFLIILANSFVMYLYWKNRTLRKTRGNILLISLSIADLTTGIVVFGHLLPFYYIILADCSTLYYYFKVSYFVSIDILTTSLTITSVLHLLLLSSERFVSLYYALRYTVIITKKRLIVLSLMAWIIGAFVAIIQLSYLIPYIKVPHKNQLKYEFSNKIYTVITIGLFSVIPIFVLLFQYIWMFCLIRRLLKENSRNHLKRFCLRESRGIIVTCIMFVTFILFCFPYLLMKVLYCLTYHAFSKLPSEFFEALFLLRFTISLTNPLIYALYKKDFKETIQKSFSSSSKTILEMESRATLNRNK; the protein is encoded by the coding sequence ATGAATGATTCATCATTTAATGCAGAGAATATTTCTAGACAGAAATATTCTGCAGAATGCAAAGAGTTAAGAATTGAATTCAATTCTGTGGTCCACATTCCAGCATTAATTCTTggctttttaataattcttgcaAACTCTTTCGTAATGTACTTATATTGGAAAAATAGAACACTACGAAAGACAAGAGGAAATATTTTGCTAATCAGTCTCTCTATTGCAGATTTAACAACTGGTATTGTCGTTTTTGGACATTTATTACCATTCTACTATATAATTTTAGCCGATTGTTCAACATTATATTACTATTTCAAAGTATCTTACTTTGTTTCTATAGATATCTTAACCACCAGTTTGACAATTACATCTGTTCTTCATTTATTACTGCTATCAAGTGAACGGTTTGTTTCACTTTATTATGCACTTCGCTATActgttattattacaaaaaaaagacttataGTTTTATCATTGATGGCATGGATTATTGGGGCTTTTGTTGCCATCATCCAACTCAGTTATCTAATTCCATATATTAAAGTACCacacaaaaatcaattaaaatatgagttcagtaataaaatatatactgtTATTACAATTGGTTTATTTTCTGTAATCCCAATATTTGTGTTGCTGTTTCAGTACATTTGGATGTTTTGTTTAATCCGCCGCCTTCTAAAAGAAAATTCCAGAAATcacttaaaaagattttgtttacgCGAGTCAAGAGGTATCATAGTCACTTGCATTATGTTTGTGACCTTTATCTTATTTTGCTTTCCTTATTTGTTAATGAAAGTTCTTTATTGTTTGACTTATCATGCATTCAGCAAACTCCCAAGTGAATTTTTTGAAGCTTTATTTCTTCTCAGATTTACTATCTCACTAACTAATCCACTAATTTATgcactttataaaaaagactttaaagaaacaatacaaaaaagtttttcttcatcATCTAAAACAATTTTGGAAATGGAAAGTAGAGCAACGCTAAATCGgaacaaataa